CGCAAAAATTTTCCTGCTGAAATGAGAGAAAATATTGTTCAATCCCTTCTGGATTTTGCAGCTTCTGAGGAAGGTCATGAAGTTCTAATGTCACTTCTGGATATCGATAATTTCGTACGCGCCGATGATAGTGATTATGATGTTGTTCGTAAAACTCTAAACATCCTGGGTACTGATCCAGCGGAAATGATAAAATGAAAAATATAGTAAAAATATCAGGCCTGCACAAAGTTTATGCAAGTGGCACCCATGCACTAAAAGGCATAAATCTGAATGTAAAAGAAGGAGAATTCTGTATTCTTCTGGGGCTTTCCGGTTCAGGAAAATCCACTCTTCTTCGCTGTATGAATAAACTGATAGACTCAACTTCAGGAGAAATTGAGGTCTGTGAAGGTGATGTCGTAAAAGCAAATGGCAAAGAATTAAGGCATATTCGTCGCCAGATCGGAATGATCTTCCAGCAGTTCAATCTGATCAAGAATGTAAGTGTTCTTACCAATGTGCTCAGCGGCAAGCTGGGATATGTTTCGCTGTCTCATTCAGTTACTTTTTCCTACCACAAAGCAGACATTAATATTGCCATGGAAAACCTGAAAAGAGTAGGATTGAAAAAATTTGCTCATCAGAAAGTGAAGAATTTGAGTGGTGGTCAGCAGCAGAGAGTGGCAATTGCCCGTGCATTGATGCAGAATCCACGCATAATTTTGGCAGATGAACCAGTTGCCAGCCTCGATCCTGCCACAGCAGATTCGGTGATGAAATATCTGGGAGAATTAAACAAAAATGATAACATGACAGTTCTCTGTTCCTTGCATTTTCTCAGTTTAGCCCGCAAATATGGCACCAGAGTTGTTGCCCTGAAAGACGGTGAAATTGTTTATGAAGGAACTCCCAAAGAAATCGATGAAACAAAATTCAAAGAAATATATGGTGAAGATGCGGAAGAGGTGGAAATCAAATGAAAAATATTAATAATAATATAAAAGCTCTTGTTACCGATCTACTTTTTTGGATCTATCTGTTTGGATGTATTTTTTATCTGTTGAATAACTGGTTTGAATTAGAGTTGAATGCATTGATCATTTTGCCGGTTGGTTTTGTATTAACTTTGATCTTTTTCTTCTTAAAAATGTCTATTGGTTCGAAAGTGCATTTAGAAATAAAAAGTTCGGCAAAATGGTATAAAAGTTTCTGGGGCTGGTCTTTGGTTTTTATGCTTCTTGTTACTTTTGTAGTGGGTTGGAACCTGGTAGAAGTAAATCCCTATAAATTTTTCACAAAATTTGGGAATGCAAAAGGTATTATGTCAGGAATTTTTGATCCTAATTTCGATATTCTTTCAATGAGTTTAGCAGCTTTGGCAGAAACGATCTACCTGGCTTTGCTGGCAACTTTATTTGCCATTCCTTTTGCCTTTGTTCTCAGTTTCTTTGCAGCCCGAAACTTGATGCCCAAAACGTTGCTGGGCAATGCAGTTTACATTATAATTCGCACAGTTGCTACGTTGTTCCGTTCAATAGAGGCTATCGTCTGGGCGATTATTTTCAGTGTCTGGGTAGGAATTGGTCCTTTTGCGGGAATGCTGGCTCTGATGATTCATTCAATTGCAGCACTAACCAAACTATATTCCGAGCAAATAGAAAATATCGATGATGGACCGGTGGAAGCGATCAAGGCAACCGGCGCCACAACTTTACAGGTCTGGATTTTTGCAGTCATTCCGCAGATCATCTCGCCATATCTGGCTTTCACAATTTACCGCTGGGACATCAACGTGCGAATGGCAACGATCGTTGGTTTTGTTGGTGGTGGCGGTATAGGATTGCTGTTATTGCAACAGCAGCAGCTACTGCGTTGGCACAATGTAGGACTTATCATCTGGCTCATTGCAGCAGTTGTATGGATAATGGATATGACCAGCGCCAAAGTGCGTGAAAAACTTGTGGAATTATAAGATTGTTGGAATAATCGTCCCGATTGATCTGAATGATTCGAAAGATCGTCTTCGATCTGATTTTGTTTGAATTGACCCAAAAACAAAGTTTGGGTTAAGGATAACAAAATAATAACTTCCATTCTTACCTGAAGACTTCACTTTCAGGCAAGTCTGGAGTTCGAGACGAAAATCAAAAAACCAATGGACTCCACGAGACGTGAAGTCCAACATCAACATAATAATAGGAATAGGTTGGATCAATCGTCCCGATTGATCTGAATGATTTGAAAGATCGTCTTCGATCTGATGTTGTTTGAATTGACCCCAAAACAAAGTTTGGGTTAAGAATAACAAAATGATAACTTCCATTCTTACCTGAAGACTTCGCTTTCAGGCAAGTCTGGAGTTCGTGAAGAAAATGAAAAACGTTTGAACTGCTCGGGACGAGCAGTCTAACAAAAGGATTTTATAATTTATGAAATACAAAGCTGTAATTTTTGATCTGGACGGCACCCTCATCGATTCGATGGGCATCTGGCTGGAGGTCGATAAAGAATACCTGATAAAAAGAAATATTCCGGTTCCTGACGACCTGTTTCAGGATGTGCCGGAAGGTAACAGCTACAAAGAGATTTGTCAGTACTTCAAAGATAAATTCAATCTGCCGGATTCGATTGAAGAAATCGGTAGAGAATGGCAGGAAATGGTGGAAAAGCATTACAAAACCGAGATCACCTTAAAATCTGATGCTCATGAGTTGATCGGATTTCTACATTCACAGAATATAAAATTGGGAATCGGAACCAGCAACAACAAACATCTGGCAGAAACTGTTTTACAGGCAAATGAAGTGCTGCATTATTTCGATTGCATTGTAGCCGGATGTGAAGATATCAAAGGAAAACCATTTCCTGATATTTTCCTGCAAGCGGCTCAGCAGTTAAGGATCGATCCCGTTGACTGCCTGGTAATCGAAGATACATTACATGGCGTTCGGGCAGCTCATAATGGCGGCATGGAAGCATTTGCCATCTTTGATGATAATGAAACACACGAAGTGGAAAAGCTGAAAAAGGAAGCTGAATTTTATGCAGAAAATTTCGGTGAGATTCTGGAAAAACTTACCCTCAATCTTCGCTGAATATATTCCTGGCAAGCGAATTGACAGCAGTTCATTCTAACCAGAATAAAATTGATAAAAAGAAAAATATAGCAAATTGATTTAATAAAGCTATCTTATTATAAAATAAAAAAATAGGAAAATTATGCAATTCAAAGAACTGGAAATAATCGAGCCCATCCTGAAGGCTCTGAAAAAAGAAAATTATATCGAGCCTACTTCGATACAGGAAAAAACAATCCCGCTAATACAAAAAAGAAATGACGTTCTGGGAAGTGCCCAAACCGGCACCGGTAAGACGGCTGCCTTTGCTATCCCAATTCTGCAACACCTGTATCAGGACCGTCAGCGGCAAAAGAAATCACACAAAATATTAGCATTGGTCATTACTCCCACGCGAGAATTGGCAATTCAGATTGGAGACAGTTTTTCTACTTATGGAAAATACACCGGAATTAGAAATACAGTCGTTTTTGGAGGAGTAAAACAGGGGTTACAAACCACAGCTCTAAGACGGGGAGTAGATATTTTAGTGGCAACACCCGGCAGGCTGCTGGACTTAATGAACCAGGGTTTCATTAACTTGAAAGACGTGGAATATTTTGTTTTGGATGAAGCAGACAGGATGCTCGATATGGGCTTTATCAATGATATTCGCAAAATTATTGCTAAATTACCAGCAAAACGCCAATCCCTGTTCTTCTCTGCTACTATGCCAAACAGCATAGTTAAGCTTTCCAGAAAAATCCTGAACAATCCTGTAAAAGTGGATGTCAGTCCGATATCTTCTACTGCAGAAACGATTCGACAGTATCTGTATTACACCAATAAAAAGGACAAAATAAAACTCCTGCTGCACATACTTCAAGACGACAAAATCGATCAGGCGTTACTGTTTTCTAGAACCAAACATGGAGCTGATAAGATTACTCGTCACCTGAAAAAATTCAAGATCAAAGCTGCTGCAATTCATGGTAACAAAGCCCAGAATAATCGGCAGAAGACTTTATCCCAATTCAAAGCTGGAGATCTGCGGGTG
This DNA window, taken from Candidatus Cloacimonadota bacterium, encodes the following:
- the phnE gene encoding phosphonate ABC transporter, permease protein PhnE, producing MKNINNNIKALVTDLLFWIYLFGCIFYLLNNWFELELNALIILPVGFVLTLIFFFLKMSIGSKVHLEIKSSAKWYKSFWGWSLVFMLLVTFVVGWNLVEVNPYKFFTKFGNAKGIMSGIFDPNFDILSMSLAALAETIYLALLATLFAIPFAFVLSFFAARNLMPKTLLGNAVYIIIRTVATLFRSIEAIVWAIIFSVWVGIGPFAGMLALMIHSIAALTKLYSEQIENIDDGPVEAIKATGATTLQVWIFAVIPQIISPYLAFTIYRWDINVRMATIVGFVGGGGIGLLLLQQQQLLRWHNVGLIIWLIAAVVWIMDMTSAKVREKLVEL
- a CDS encoding DEAD/DEAH box helicase; the protein is MQFKELEIIEPILKALKKENYIEPTSIQEKTIPLIQKRNDVLGSAQTGTGKTAAFAIPILQHLYQDRQRQKKSHKILALVITPTRELAIQIGDSFSTYGKYTGIRNTVVFGGVKQGLQTTALRRGVDILVATPGRLLDLMNQGFINLKDVEYFVLDEADRMLDMGFINDIRKIIAKLPAKRQSLFFSATMPNSIVKLSRKILNNPVKVDVSPISSTAETIRQYLYYTNKKDKIKLLLHILQDDKIDQALLFSRTKHGADKITRHLKKFKIKAAAIHGNKAQNNRQKTLSQFKAGDLRVLVATDIAARGIDIDKLKYVINFDIPNIAETYVHRIGRSGRAGEEGNAISICEPEENAYIKEIEKLINLKLKVINQNPFPQTDKAMTKEEKKEWEKEKQQRKQEFFSNRNKRKKR
- the phnC gene encoding phosphonate ABC transporter ATP-binding protein, which gives rise to MKNIVKISGLHKVYASGTHALKGINLNVKEGEFCILLGLSGSGKSTLLRCMNKLIDSTSGEIEVCEGDVVKANGKELRHIRRQIGMIFQQFNLIKNVSVLTNVLSGKLGYVSLSHSVTFSYHKADINIAMENLKRVGLKKFAHQKVKNLSGGQQQRVAIARALMQNPRIILADEPVASLDPATADSVMKYLGELNKNDNMTVLCSLHFLSLARKYGTRVVALKDGEIVYEGTPKEIDETKFKEIYGEDAEEVEIK
- a CDS encoding HAD family phosphatase; protein product: MKYKAVIFDLDGTLIDSMGIWLEVDKEYLIKRNIPVPDDLFQDVPEGNSYKEICQYFKDKFNLPDSIEEIGREWQEMVEKHYKTEITLKSDAHELIGFLHSQNIKLGIGTSNNKHLAETVLQANEVLHYFDCIVAGCEDIKGKPFPDIFLQAAQQLRIDPVDCLVIEDTLHGVRAAHNGGMEAFAIFDDNETHEVEKLKKEAEFYAENFGEILEKLTLNLR